One Candidatus Thioglobus autotrophicus genomic window, AACCATGGTTTATCAATACACGGATAGAATAGTGGAATTAAGCATTTACACTATTAATCAATATCAAAACACCCCTGAAGGCATTGAGGGTCAAGAAATAGTTTGGACAAACATTAAAGACCTGTCTCAATACAAATTATTACCAACCATGACAGCCTTTATTAACTCTATCACTCTGCCTAACAAATATTGGATCACTCCATCAAGCAATCATCAAAGCGAAGCATGGACGAGAAAATTTGACGAAAAACTTAAACAAGGCATTGGCCTTATTCAACTTAGAAGCAAAGTTGATATAAATAGCAACTTTATCGCAGAACTTTACAACAAATGCACGCAAAATAACGTCAAATTACTCCTAAATATTCCAAACAAAACCTTCAATGAGTCCTATTGTGACGGCTGGCATCTCACCACCGGTGAAATGCTTAAAATACATAATAGACCTTGTGCTAACGATAAAATACTTGGGGTTTCAACACACGATTTAACAGAAGCCTTAAAAGCTCAAGAAATCGGTGCAGATTTTGTGGTTATCTCACCCGTTCAAGCCACTCAAACTCACCCAGATACCTCCCCAATAGGCTGGGAAGCTGCTGGAGAAGTCATCAAAAAACTCAACATTCCTGTGTACTTTCTCGGTGGTATGACGATTAACGATTTAAATAAAACTCTAAAACTGGGTGCCCAAGGTATAGCTGGGGTAAGTGCTTTTTAATCTTTGTATCAAGTTAGGCTCTAGCCAAAGTGAGTACATCACAAGATTTAACGCCTGCTTTAAGTACAGTTTTTGCCAGTTCATTCAGGCTTGATCCGGTGGTCATGACGTCATCAACCAACAAGACTTTTTTATAGTTTAGCAGCTTTGCGCTAAAGGCATTTTTAATTTCACTTTGTCGCTCTTGAAGGTCTAGCGTGGATAAGGCTCGAGTTGCCTTGGTTCGTTTTACGCTTTTTTGATCAATCAAAATATTGGATTTTTTAGCAATAATTCTTAATAGCTCATGCGTTTGATTGTAGCCCCTTTCACGCAAGCGCTGTTTGCTGAGTGGTAGCGGAATAATGGCGTCATAATCACCTTGTTGACGAATAATGCTCAAGTATTTATTGTGCAATTTATGCGCAAAAAAATCACCAATACACAGTTGATGATCAAACTTGAAGCGTTTGATAAGTGTTGTGCAACTGCTCGCATAATCATAAACAGTATAGGCTTTGGAGAAAAGGGGTGCTTGTGCCAAACAAGTAGTGCAAAAATGCAGCTGAGTATTTATTGGTGTGGCGCAAGACTGGCATCGGTACTTAGCACTCACTAAGCTTTGCTCGCACTCTGTGCACACGCAAAAATCTGAATATTGCATACACAACATGCAAGTCTGCTTAGGAATAAAGGGCTTTATCCGCGTGTAAATACCCATGTTGTATCATCTGACATGTCTTGTTGAAAACGATAATCTTCCAGACTAAAAGCTTTGAGATCTTGTGGATTTTCAATGCGATTTTTAACCATATACTGCACCATCAAGCCACGAGCTCGCTTGGCATAAATGCCGATAATCTTATACTTATCACCTTTAAACTCTTTAAAAACGATATTAATAATTTGTGCTTTTAGGGACTTTTGATCAATGCCTTTAAAATACTCATTGGAAGCTAAATTAATAATCACTTCTGACTCGTCTTCATTGAGTAATTCGGAGATTTTACTACCCCAAAACTCATACAAATTTTTGCCTTTGGGGTTTTTGAGCTTGGTACCCATTTCTAGCCGATAAGGTGCAATCAAATCTAGTGGTCTAATCACGCCATACAAGCCTGATAGCATGCGCAAATGATCTTGTGCAAATTCTAGGTCTTTTTTTGATAAATTAGGCACATCAATACCCGTATAAACATCGCCCTTAAAGGCTAAAAGTGCCTGCTTGGCATTGCTAAAATCAAATGGCGTGGAGAAGTCTTGAAAGCGTGTGTAATTTAAGTGGGCCAATTTTTCACTAATAGACATCAGCTTAGAAAGCTCTTCCCGGGTTTTCTGTTTAAGGATTTTAACCAATACCTCTGATTCGTCTAATTGACGTGTTAAGGTACGATCTTGTATATCAGGCGTGGAAAAATCTTGAGTTTTAGAGGGGGAGATAACCGCTAACATGGCTGTATTTTTTTTGATCCATAATAGGTAAATATTCTACCTGATAACGCCAAGCAAATGCACTTTGACACTAGGGGATTTCAGGCGAAATGAATAGCTGTTTTAGGTTATAATTATGAGGTTTTTTTGATTTTTTATTTTGTAAATTTATACCTATGAAAACCCCATTATTACACTTGCCAAAAGCTCACGGTCTTTACTCACCTAACAATGAAAAGGAGAACTGTGGCGTTGGCTTTATTGCCCATGTTAAGGGTCAGCCTTCACACCAGATTACGCTAGATGCACTAGAAATGCTCAGCAGAATGGATCACCGTGGTGGTTGTGGTTGTGAAGCAAATACAGGCGATGGCGCGGGTATCTTAACTAACATCCCACATGATTTCTTTACGGCCGAAATCCAAACTTTATTTGGCCAGACTGTTGCACAAGGTGACTATGGCGTGGGTAACATATTTTTGCCACAAGATAGCACACAACGCGCTCATTGCATGAGCCTAATGGAAGCTGCTATTAGCAATGAAGGACAAGTATTTATTGGCTGGAGAGATGTACCTGTTGATACTCAAAAGGCTGATGTTGGCGATATTGCTCGAGAGTCTCAACCGATTATTAAACAATTGATTATTGGTAAAGCCAAAGGTATCGATACCAAAGCCTTTGAGCGTGCTTTATTTATTATTAGAAAACAAACATCGCATACCATTCGTACTGACGAGACACTGACTGAAGCCATGCTGTTTTATGTATGTAGCTTATCAACTAGTATTATTATCTATAAAGGTAT contains:
- the yaaA gene encoding peroxide stress protein YaaA, producing the protein MLAVISPSKTQDFSTPDIQDRTLTRQLDESEVLVKILKQKTREELSKLMSISEKLAHLNYTRFQDFSTPFDFSNAKQALLAFKGDVYTGIDVPNLSKKDLEFAQDHLRMLSGLYGVIRPLDLIAPYRLEMGTKLKNPKGKNLYEFWGSKISELLNEDESEVIINLASNEYFKGIDQKSLKAQIINIVFKEFKGDKYKIIGIYAKRARGLMVQYMVKNRIENPQDLKAFSLEDYRFQQDMSDDTTWVFTRG
- a CDS encoding Nudix family hydrolase, producing MKTIKAVVGVLQNSANEILIAKRQAHQFMSGFWELPGGKIEPNESEQQAIIRELKEELGIIVTDLSIHQTMVYQYTDRIVELSIYTINQYQNTPEGIEGQEIVWTNIKDLSQYKLLPTMTAFINSITLPNKYWITPSSNHQSEAWTRKFDEKLKQGIGLIQLRSKVDINSNFIAELYNKCTQNNVKLLLNIPNKTFNESYCDGWHLTTGEMLKIHNRPCANDKILGVSTHDLTEALKAQEIGADFVVISPVQATQTHPDTSPIGWEAAGEVIKKLNIPVYFLGGMTINDLNKTLKLGAQGIAGVSAF
- a CDS encoding ComF family protein — encoded protein: MLCMQYSDFCVCTECEQSLVSAKYRCQSCATPINTQLHFCTTCLAQAPLFSKAYTVYDYASSCTTLIKRFKFDHQLCIGDFFAHKLHNKYLSIIRQQGDYDAIIPLPLSKQRLRERGYNQTHELLRIIAKKSNILIDQKSVKRTKATRALSTLDLQERQSEIKNAFSAKLLNYKKVLLVDDVMTTGSSLNELAKTVLKAGVKSCDVLTLARA